CGGAGTGGATTTTTACCCCTCCAGGAACGCCTAGGACGGGGAGCTCCTCCCCTACGACGGAGGCCACATCTCTTGCCGTGCCGTCACCTCCGGCGAATATCAGAAGGTCCACCTTCTCCTCCACCATCGCTCTAGCGGCTCTGATCGTGTCTTGACCGGTGGTTTTATCCCCAAAGCTAGGGATAACCGTGCAATCTATACCGAGAGAACCGAGAACAGCTTCCCCCATTTTCCCGGAGCAGGTTACCCACCGAACGTTCCAACCAGATCCTTCGGAAAGAGCCGAAGCCACCCTGTGATGACACTTAGGGACGGCCCCCAGGCTTATGGCCTTTTCAAGGGCCTTCCCATCGGTTCCCTTAAGGGCAACCGAACCTCCCATTCCAGCGATAGGATTGACTATGAGACCTAATTTAATCATTTAAGCCCCCCTCCCAAGAGTCTTTCTCTACCGCCAGGACTATCCTCCTGGCGGTAGAGATTTTTTATTTTTTATTAAAGTAGCCGTCATACTTCTTCTTGTAGGCCTTCCAGGTGATGGCCCATCGGGTTGGATCGTCCAGTACGTCGTGGTCTACGTGGTGTATGGTGCTGTTGTGAGGAGCTCCCTTGATGGTTTCAGGCTCGTTGTAACATTCGTAGGAGATGCGCTCCAAAATTGCACAGTATTCGTCCAGGTCCTCTTTGGAGTAGGATTCGCTGGGCTCTATGGTGCAGGGCTCCGGAATCACCCAGGGTTCGTGACTGGACCAGTAGTGGGTTCCGAAGTCAGCTATTCTACGCTGCACGTCACCGGTTCCAAAGCCCGTGTCCTCTTTCATCTTGCCCCAGGAGTAACGAACCTGCTCGATTCTGGCTCCGTGGTGAGGGTAAGCCATGGAGAGGCCCTTTATAGCGAGAAGTTTTTTCATAACGTAGTTGTTGTTCAAGATAGCTATCATGGAGGCCTCTTTAAGACCGTCGGCGCCGAGGCTCATTATCCAGGCGTAGGCCCTTATAATCGAAGGCAGGGTACCGTAAAATGACTTAACCTTTCCGCAACTTTTAGGCAGATCCCAATCCAGGGAGTAGGTATCCCCATTTTTGACCACCAGAGGAGCAGGTAGATAGTCCCTCAGATAGTCCCTTGCCGCCACAAGACCGGTAGCGGGGCCACCGCAGCCATGAGGGGATGCGAAGGTCTTGTGAAGGTTGAAGAAGGAGAGGTCGAAGTCCGCCTCTTTAGCTCGGGCTATACCCAGAAGGCCGTTGGCGTTGGCCTGATCGTAGCAACAGAGGGCACCTGCGGCCTTGGCTAATCCGGTGAACTCTTTTATTCTGCTGTTGAATATCCCCGTATCCTCTGGGTTGGTGAAAAAGATGGCCGCGGTCCTCTCCGAGAGGGCTGCCTTGAAGGCATCGAGGTCGGGAAGGCCGTCCTCATCGGGAGGTAGAACTGTGACCTTGAAACCCTTAGCGATAGGCACGGCGGCGTCGGCTGGATGAGAGTAGAAGGTTGTTATCACCTCGTCACGGTCCTCTCCTTTGTCCCTGAAGTAGGCCTTGACCATGGAGGCCATTGCCAGAGCACCGTGGGAGCCCCCACCTGGCTGCATACTGAAGTAGTCCAGTCCGCATATTTCTTTAAAACACTCCCCCAAAAGGTACATGATCTCCAGAGCTCCCTGTACGGTGGACTGATCCTGGCAGGGGTGGATATCGGCGACTTTGTGGCTGGAGACAAATCCCTCGTTAACCTTAGGGCTGTATTTCATGGTGCAAGTCCCCTGACCTATGTCTATGTTGTAATCGACCCCCAGGTTTTCCTGGGCTAAATGGTTAAAGTGTCTCAGCACCTGGAGCTGGCCCATTTCGGGAAGTTCCGGTAGATCGGTCCTCCTCATTGAGGAGGGGATGGAGGAAAGGCCGTCACCGACCTCTGCCTCTACCTCACTACCGGCACAGGGGAGAAGGATACCTCTGTGTCCAGGTTCGCTAAGTTGAAAGATGATAGGTTCATCCCAGCTGGCCTGATGAAATTTTCTGAGCTTGGTTTTCATATCCATAACGACAACCCTCCTAGACTACTCTACGAAGCTTCTTATGGCTTCGACAAGGGTCTCTATATCCCTGGGGGAGACCATCTCGGTCACACAGTAAAGGGCGGCCTGGCCGAGCTCGGGAAACTCCTTGGATATATCCTTTCCGCCGAAGATGCCCTTATCCAGCAGGTAGCGGTTTAATTCCTCCACGGTCTTCCCGGTCCCGTTTAAGTCCACGACGAACTCCTTAAAGGAGGTGGATTTAAAACGATCGACCTTCACCCCCGGCACAGAGGATAGAAGTTTCTTTGCGTAGAGAGACCGCTGCATTATCTCCCTCCCCAGATCCTCCATGCCTTTCGGCCCCATGGTGGCGAGGTAAACCCCAGCGGCGATTCCCCAAAGGGCCGCATGGGTTCCGACAAACTCTTTGCAACTATCCCTGTTTGCGAAGGAGGTCCTTTCCCACAGGACATCTCCAAAGCCCCACTCACCGTGGGAGGTAGGAGCTACGCTGAAAAGCCTGGAGGGATATTCTTCCACGATTTTGGGATCGTCGGCGGTGGCTATAAAGCCTCCCCCCGTTCCGTAGTGCATATGGATGCCCAATGGCTGAATATCGCCGCAGGATATGTCCGCACCGTATCTGGAGGGAGGCTGAAGCACCCCTAAGGAGCTGGGGTCGACGAATACCACGAACATAGCGCCGATTTTATGGGCCATCTCGGAGATAGTCTGGCCCTGAGTCTCTATGGCCCCTAAATAGGTGGGGTTCTCGACGAACACCGCCGCGACAGTTTCGTCCAGTTTCTCCGATAGATCCTTAAGGTCCACAAGGCCGGTTTCACCGTCGTATCCAACGGTCTTGATGGATAGAATCGAGTCTAGATAGGTCTCTACGACCTTCCTACGATCGGGATTAATGGCTCCGGCCATAATTACGGTCTTTCTTCCGACGATACGGGAGGCCATTCTCAAGGCGTTACCGGCTGCCTGGGCTCCGTCGTAGGTCGGTACGTTGCAGACGTCGACGTCCAATAGCTCCGCCATCATGCTTTGATACTCGAACATAGCCTGGAAGCGACCATGGTCCTCGTATGGCTCTCCCGCATAGGCGGTCAGAAACTCGCCGGAGGAGATTATTTCGTCCACGATTGCCGGTACCTGATGGCTGTAGCAACCTGCACCTAGAAAGGAGATGGCCTGTCTGACGGAGGTGTTTTTCTCAAGGATCGAGTCCATATGACGGCAAAGCTCGGCCTCGGAAAGACAGGGCTCCGGCAGGTCCATATCCCCCTTCATTCTCAGTTCCTGAGGAATGTCGACCAAGAGCTCTTCGATAGAGTCAGCCCCTATGAAGTCGAGTATTTCTTTTTTAGTCTCAGGGGATGAATTAGGTATATAGGGATGAACGATTTTTCTACAACAAGACATTTTAATCCTCCTAAAGGGTTTTATCAGGCGATTCCTCCGCCGTCCACTACCAGGCTGCTCCCGGTGACCCATGGTGCCATATCGCTACAGAGGAAGAAGACCGACTTCGCCACGTCCTCCGGCGTGCCCAGCCTCTTTATGGGCCGCTGAGCACATTCCTCCTTGTAGGATTCGTCGTAGGTGCCTCCTAGCTGTTCACATTCGCTTTTAAGCATTGGAGTGTCGATATCTCCAGGACAGACGCAGTTTACGTTAATGTTATCCGGGCCGTGGTCTATGGCCATGGCTCTGGTCATGTTCCATACTCCGCCTTTTGCTGCACAGTAGGAAATCGCCATAGGACCTCCTTTCAGACTCCAGCCAGATCCTATGTTTACGATCTTTCCACCTCCCTGTGCTTTCATGTAGGGCACTACTGCCTTGGACATCAAAAACACGCTTTTAAGGGTTACGTTAAGCGCCAGATCCCAGTCCCTTTCATCCAGGCCAACCACGTCGTTTCTGCGGGCCACACCAGCACAGTTGACCAGTATGTCGATTCTTCCAAACCTGGAGAGAACCCCCTCTACGGCGGTAACACAGCTGCTTGAGTCGGTAACATCGCAGAAGAAGAACTCTCTATCTCCCTCCACCACCCCTTTAGCCTTCCCGCCACCTTCTTCGTTTATATCGAGCATGGCCACCGAGACACCAGCCAGTGCAAAAAAACGAGAAATGCCCAGCCCTATACCGGAAGCGGCTCCCGTTATAAGGGCCACCTTTCCCCTCATTCCAAAAGACTCGTTAAGATCCAACATTCACCCAAAACCCCCTTGGTCGATAAGTATACAAGGAATACAACGAATACTATGTATATACACCACCTCCCTGGACCGTGTCAAGAGGCTTTTTGTTTAACTTGCTAAAACCGTTGGCTTGTCAAACTCGTACAGTTCTAGTATGATTTGCCGAGTTTTACGAGAGAAGTCTCGCAAAGCCCTGCTACCTCTCAGGGCGACAGGACGTCGCCCCAAGCCGATAAGTAAAACAAAAAACGGTGAACATCAATAGGGAAGAATTATTGGAAGGGAGGAATATAGATGAAGGATCCAGTACAGTTCAACACCACTTCGGACTACGTTTATCACCAGCTGCGAAACCAGATAATCACGAAAAAGCTGAGAGCCGGACAACGCCTCCCCGAAATAACCCTGGCAAAACAACTTGAAGTAAGCAGGACGCCGGTAAGAGAGGCATTGAGAAGATT
The sequence above is a segment of the Dethiosulfovibrio salsuginis genome. Coding sequences within it:
- the gcvPB gene encoding aminomethyl-transferring glycine dehydrogenase subunit GcvPB, whose amino-acid sequence is MDMKTKLRKFHQASWDEPIIFQLSEPGHRGILLPCAGSEVEAEVGDGLSSIPSSMRRTDLPELPEMGQLQVLRHFNHLAQENLGVDYNIDIGQGTCTMKYSPKVNEGFVSSHKVADIHPCQDQSTVQGALEIMYLLGECFKEICGLDYFSMQPGGGSHGALAMASMVKAYFRDKGEDRDEVITTFYSHPADAAVPIAKGFKVTVLPPDEDGLPDLDAFKAALSERTAAIFFTNPEDTGIFNSRIKEFTGLAKAAGALCCYDQANANGLLGIARAKEADFDLSFFNLHKTFASPHGCGGPATGLVAARDYLRDYLPAPLVVKNGDTYSLDWDLPKSCGKVKSFYGTLPSIIRAYAWIMSLGADGLKEASMIAILNNNYVMKKLLAIKGLSMAYPHHGARIEQVRYSWGKMKEDTGFGTGDVQRRIADFGTHYWSSHEPWVIPEPCTIEPSESYSKEDLDEYCAILERISYECYNEPETIKGAPHNSTIHHVDHDVLDDPTRWAITWKAYKKKYDGYFNKK
- the gcvPA gene encoding aminomethyl-transferring glycine dehydrogenase subunit GcvPA, which produces MSCCRKIVHPYIPNSSPETKKEILDFIGADSIEELLVDIPQELRMKGDMDLPEPCLSEAELCRHMDSILEKNTSVRQAISFLGAGCYSHQVPAIVDEIISSGEFLTAYAGEPYEDHGRFQAMFEYQSMMAELLDVDVCNVPTYDGAQAAGNALRMASRIVGRKTVIMAGAINPDRRKVVETYLDSILSIKTVGYDGETGLVDLKDLSEKLDETVAAVFVENPTYLGAIETQGQTISEMAHKIGAMFVVFVDPSSLGVLQPPSRYGADISCGDIQPLGIHMHYGTGGGFIATADDPKIVEEYPSRLFSVAPTSHGEWGFGDVLWERTSFANRDSCKEFVGTHAALWGIAAGVYLATMGPKGMEDLGREIMQRSLYAKKLLSSVPGVKVDRFKSTSFKEFVVDLNGTGKTVEELNRYLLDKGIFGGKDISKEFPELGQAALYCVTEMVSPRDIETLVEAIRSFVE
- a CDS encoding SDR family NAD(P)-dependent oxidoreductase; the encoded protein is MLDLNESFGMRGKVALITGAASGIGLGISRFFALAGVSVAMLDINEEGGGKAKGVVEGDREFFFCDVTDSSSCVTAVEGVLSRFGRIDILVNCAGVARRNDVVGLDERDWDLALNVTLKSVFLMSKAVVPYMKAQGGGKIVNIGSGWSLKGGPMAISYCAAKGGVWNMTRAMAIDHGPDNINVNCVCPGDIDTPMLKSECEQLGGTYDESYKEECAQRPIKRLGTPEDVAKSVFFLCSDMAPWVTGSSLVVDGGGIA